From Triticum urartu cultivar G1812 chromosome 2, Tu2.1, whole genome shotgun sequence, a single genomic window includes:
- the LOC125537223 gene encoding uncharacterized protein LOC125537223, with the protein MSRRNATSALQEENVLKRKSDDVGWDYGSLADASNKDKVKCIFCNHVSTGGVYCHKQHVAHVCNVVVKCKKSSQEAKDRCKKSLEEASNKRREKTAREKELRQIVNISRVGDDEAACIGSAEPHKLGPIDKWTRPIDPKLTQAEAFHQQKINKELWKKRTHEVQQYVARWVYNHAIPFNAFDNDDFKLMCEAIGSFGPGFEPPSKHDLRETLLSEEHARVKSLVQERDAEKMKNGCSIMTDAWSDRKRRSIMNLCTNSADSSNFIRSSEMSAVSHTSEVIFQLVDEAIEEVGPEHVVKVVTDNASNNMGAKKMLLEKRPNMFWSSCATHTINLMLQGIGDLPRFSKVLEKAKAFTIFVYGHTRTLDCMRHFSSGKEIIRPGVTRFASAYVTVESLLDKKDQLRKMVVDSRWDKLREVKSKKGKAAIATMMSMAFWKDLKLCLNVFEPLVKVLRLVDGDVNPSMGFVYGEIVKAKKEIKEVYGNVELHYKDVINIVEKKMKDRLDSPLHLAAYLLNPYYSYADTNIFDDGTINEGFISCVETFYYGDDDKQDQAVNFELKKFQNREGSFAKKLARSCQNFDYNAASWWRLYGTEAPALQRMAVRILSLTSSSSVCERNWSTFENIHTKKRNRLTTERLNSLVFIQFNSRMMAKKQMIKEKKITDVLLSAETTEAQGFLFEGGDDYAEVIYRDDEEEMDSTGMPGSAIGETMGGDELLEPRRSARLRQLYEEEEFDSEEEEFDDEEEMHSEDENEY; encoded by the exons ATGTCTAGGAGAAATGCAACATCGGCATTGCAGGAGGAGAATGTCCTTAAGAGAAAGTCAGATGATGTGGGATGGGACTATGGGAGTCTAGCTGATGCTTCCAACAAGGATAAAGTGAAGTGTATTTTCTGTAACCATGTGAGCACTGGAGGTGTTTATTGTCACAAGCAGCATGTGGCTCATGTTTGTAATGTTGTGGTCAAATGTAAAAAAAGCTCGCAGGAAGCTAAAGATAGGTGCAAGAAATCTCTTGAAGAGGCATCTAATAAGAGGCGGGAAAAGACTGCCCGTGAGAAAGAGCTCAGACAAATTGTGAACATTTCTCGCGTTGGAGATGACGAAGCCGCTTGTATCGGAAGTGCGGAGCCACACAAGTTAGGTCCCATTGACAAGTGGACACGGCCTATTGATCCTAAACTGACTCAAGCTGAAGCCTTTCATCAACAGAAGATAAACAAGGAACTTTGGAAAAAGAGAACACATGAAGTGCAGCAGTATGTGGCTAGATGGGTGTACAATCATG CTATACCATTCAATGCTTTTGACAATGATGATTTCAAGTTAATGTGCGAAGCCATTGGGAGCTTTGGCCCTGGATTTGAGCCTCCGTCTAAACATGATCTTCGAGAGACTTTGTTGAGTGAGGAACATGCAAGAGTAAAGAGTTTGGTGCAAGAACGTGATGCTGAAAAGATGAAGAATGGCTGCTCCATTATGACTGATGCTTGGTCAGATAGGAAGAGGAGAAGCATAATGAACTTGTGCACAAATAGTGCTGATAGTTCTAATTTCATAAGGTCGAGTGAGATGTCGGCTGTATCACACACAAGTGAAGTCATCTTCCAATTAGTGGATGAAGCAATTGAGGAAGTAGGTCCTGAACATGTGGTGAAAGTAGTGACTGACAATGCTTCTAATAACATGGGAGCAAAGAAGATGTTGTTGGAGAAGAGGCCAAACATGTTTTGGAGCTCTTGTGCGACGCACACCATTAACCTGATGTTGCAAGGAATTGGTGACCTACCAAGGTTTAGTAAGGTACTTGAAAAAGCAAAAGCATTCACTATCTTTGTCTATGGGCACACAAGGACCTTGGACTGCATGAGGCACTTCTCTTCTGGGAAAGAGATCATAAGGCCAGGGGTCACTAGGTTTGCTTCTGCTTATGTAACTGTGGAAAGCCTTCTAGACAAAAAGGATCAACTAAGGAAGATGGTGGTTGATAGTAGATGGGACAAGCTCAGAGAAGTTAAATCAAAAAAGGGAAAGGCAGCAATAGCTACGATGATGAGCATGGCTTTTTGGAAAGATTTGAAGCTTTGCCTCAATGTCTTTGAGCCTTTGGTAAAAGTCCTTCGCTTGGTTGATGGGGATGTCAATCCATCTATGGGCTTTGTTTATGGAGAAATAGTTAAGGCAAAGAAAGAGATCAAGGAAGTCTATGGCAATGTGGAGTTACATTACAAAGATGTGATTAATATTGTTGAGAAAAAGATGAAAGATCGACTTGACTCTCCATTGCACTTGGCTGCATATTTGCTGAATCCATATTATAGTTATGCTGATACTAATATTTTTGATGATGGAACAATAAACGAAGGGTTCATCAGTTGTGTGGAGACCTTTTATTATGGTGATGATGACAAGCAAGATCAAGCTGTCAATTTTGAATTAAAGAAATTCCAGAATAGAGAAGGATCATTTGCAAAGAAGCTTGCGAGGAGTTGTCAGAATTTTGATTATAATGCAG CATcttggtggaggctctatggaaCTGAAGCACCGGCTCTACAAAGGATGGCTGTGAGAATCCTCTCATTGACCTCGAGTTCTTCAGTCTGTGAAAGGAATTGGAGTACCTTTGAAAAT ATTCATACAAAGAAAAGAAATAGGCTAACTACAGAACGTCTAAACTCTCTTGTGTTTATACAATTCAACTCAAGAATGATGGCCAAGAAACAAATGATCAAGGAGAAGAAGATCACTGATGTCCTCTTATCTGCTGAAACTACCGAAGCTCAAGGTTTTCTTTTTGAGGGCGGAGACGATTATGCAGAAGTCATCTATAGGGATGATGAGGAGGAGATGGATAGTACAGGGATGCCAGGGAGTGCCATTGGAGAAACAATGGGAGGTGATGAACTGCTCGAGCCACGTAGAAGTGCGAGACTAAGACAACTTTATGAAGAAGAAGAATTCGATTCTGAAGAAGAGGAGTTTGATGATGAGGAGGAGATGCATTCAGAGGATGAGAATGAATATTGA